The DNA window GCGTTGGCGATGTTATATATGTTTGGTTGGTTAAGTTGGTTTAGTGACGAAACGGGGACCGAAGAGAAGGGCGATCCGGTTGCTGTAGAAAAAACCGCCGGGCACGAGCATAAAGACATGGATAATGGCAATCAAAATAAAGATAAAGAACCGGTGGAAGGGGTAATAAAAGCCGATCGGATCTGGACGGAATCCTCAATCATGCGCACACTCCATGAAATGACACACCAAAAGATTAAAGCGGACGAGAAATGGGGTGCTGTGGCGATGACGAAAGAAAACATTGAAACAATGATTAAGGTTGTGGAAGACCATAAAAAAGACCTGGATCATTACGATCTCTATATGGGAATACTGAACGACTGGAAGGTCGGGAATTTCAGC is part of the Pueribacillus theae genome and encodes:
- a CDS encoding DUF6241 domain-containing protein — translated: MRSGNMILTLTTIVLVVLVALAMLYMFGWLSWFSDETGTEEKGDPVAVEKTAGHEHKDMDNGNQNKDKEPVEGVIKADRIWTESSIMRTLHEMTHQKIKADEKWGAVAMTKENIETMIKVVEDHKKDLDHYDLYMGILNDWKVGNFSRADKQHNKLWKLERGNVGKAKGLLSKEEEQEYIKAHFDDGVGTFEW